In Callospermophilus lateralis isolate mCalLat2 chromosome 19, mCalLat2.hap1, whole genome shotgun sequence, the following are encoded in one genomic region:
- the Ndufab1 gene encoding acyl carrier protein, mitochondrial codes for MAARVLSSCVRRLSAAFAPLPRVPVPALARPLSTALCPAGNRTWPGTTHLALVLTQVPGRVTQLCRQYSDVPPLTLEGIKDRVLYVLKLYDKIDPEKLSVNSHFMKDLGLDSLDQVEIIMAMEDEFGFEIPDIDAEKLMCPQEIVDYIADKKDVYE; via the exons ATGGCGGCTCGTGTCCTTTCCTCCTGTGTCCGCCGCCTGTCTGCGGCCTTCGCGCCGCTGCCTCGTGTCCCCGTACCCGCCCTGGCCCGGCCTCTCAGCACCGCTTTGTGTCCCGCGGGGAACCGGACGTGGCCCGGGACTACACACCTGGCCTTAGTGCTCACGCAG GTTCCAGGGAGAGTTACACAGTTGTGCCGCCAATATAGTGATGTACCCCCTTTGACGTTAGAGGGAATCAAGGACCGTGTTTTGTATGTCCTGAAACTCTATGACAAGATTGATCCAGAAAAG CTTTCGGTAAATTCCCATTTTATGAAAGACCTGGGCTTAGACAGTTTGGACCAAGTGGAGATTAtcatggccatggaagatgaatttg ggtTTGAAATTCCTgatatagatgcagaaaagttaATGTGTCCACAAGAAATTGTTGATTACATTGCAGATAAGAAGGATGTATATGAATAA